The Bacillota bacterium genome contains the following window.
GAGGAGCTAAGGTTATTGACATTGAGGCAATAACTTCCTTCCAGAATAAGTAGGGACTTCTTGCCGTCCCCTGATATGGGCAGGGTTCCGTTGGTGACACACCACTGGATGAAATACCAGGACCAAGTGGTTAAGGCTGCCGCCTGCTGTAGCTCATTTGCACTTGAGGATTTCACCAGTTTTTTTGAAACATCCAGGAACTCTAACCACGTAGTTGGGGGCTTATCGGCATCCAGGCCCGCTTCTTCGAACAGATCGAGATTATAGAAGAACATCAACGCCCCGCCGAGCGCGAACATTGGAATAGCCATTACCTGCCCGCCATAATTCACCGACTCATATTCGCCTCTGAACCAGATATCCGGTTTAATTTCATCACGATCCAGAAAACCGTTTAGTGAAAGCAGACAGCCGGATTGCACGAACACTGGAAGATCGGGGACCCTTATAGTCATAACATCCGGGGCAGCTCCCCCCAGCGATTTGGGTAAGGAATTTCTGGACCATGCCACCCTGCGACACGAGTTCTGCCTTGATCTCGATATCTGGGTTTTTCTGATGGAACTTCTTGATCAGCTCGTCTAGTTTCGCCATTCTCTCAGGCCCACTCCATACATGGTAGTAATTCACCGTAATTTCGGCCTCTGCCAGATTGCCTGCGACCAAGAAGACGAGGGCCATTAACACTAGAGATTTTCCCTTTTACTTTTCTTCCCCCCGATTCTTTTAGAACCTATTCGGGAAGTTCCGCCGGGCACTATACCTAGCTTTCCCGGCCTGT
Protein-coding sequences here:
- a CDS encoding extracellular solute-binding protein — protein: MTIRVPDLPVFVQSGCLLSLNGFLDRDEIKPDIWFRGEYESVNYGGQVMAIPMFALGGALMFFYNLDLFEEAGLDADKPPTTWLEFLDVSKKLVKSSSANELQQAAALTTWSWYFIQWCVTNGTLPISGDGKKSLLILEGSYCLNVNNLSSSQDSAVDRNHGCVSGKAVWGGDRWSKESREPASAISPNSPGVVR